Proteins from a single region of Nitrospira sp.:
- a CDS encoding sigma-54-dependent Fis family transcriptional regulator, with protein sequence MACTALLIGVPPLTPASLTDFERVLRNCDLDPRVIPFGDRFCPNNLLTVGVALRRGPGMNVFFWDPSFWTLLNFRQTTTELYEVLLKGCSDFIAWPCCEDELAARLRRVKALTKEHSAPNGQPVSADIIRDLSLVGRSDCFLSALRLTEKFARYEVPVLLEGESGTGKELFARALHYLGPRRGQPFVPVNCAALPDTLIENELFGHVSGAYTGAHGPMDGVIAQANGGTLFFDEVHCLSPKGQATLLRFAQDLHYRPLGASTRPRRANVRLVAATNQCLWNCVCHGRFREDLYYRLNVGFVRLPPLRERKQDIVALVNDIIAKLCTRYGTGLRRFDAPSLAWLSVQPWKGNVRELENVIQRAFMLSDDPVIRIDPHCADVSSDSQATEMNQEALFKEARQRALQEFEADYLRRMLIVAAGNVTEAARRSGKDRRVFGRLMKKYGIDRGDFVPD encoded by the coding sequence GGTGTTCCTCCACTTACGCCTGCGTCACTCACTGACTTCGAGCGTGTGCTGAGGAACTGTGATCTGGATCCTCGAGTAATTCCGTTTGGCGATCGCTTCTGTCCCAACAATCTATTGACGGTCGGAGTTGCCCTACGTCGGGGGCCTGGGATGAATGTCTTCTTCTGGGACCCGAGTTTCTGGACTCTCCTCAATTTCAGACAAACCACGACAGAGCTATATGAGGTACTACTGAAGGGCTGCAGCGATTTTATTGCGTGGCCCTGCTGTGAGGACGAACTGGCCGCTCGCCTGCGACGGGTGAAGGCACTGACCAAAGAGCACAGCGCACCTAACGGTCAGCCGGTGAGTGCCGACATCATTCGGGATCTGAGTTTGGTAGGCCGTTCAGACTGTTTCCTGTCGGCATTGCGGCTGACGGAGAAGTTTGCGCGGTACGAGGTGCCCGTGCTGCTCGAGGGCGAATCCGGGACGGGCAAGGAACTGTTTGCCCGTGCGCTGCACTACTTGGGGCCCCGTCGCGGCCAGCCGTTTGTGCCGGTCAACTGTGCCGCGCTACCAGACACCCTCATTGAAAATGAACTGTTTGGACACGTGTCCGGGGCGTATACCGGTGCCCACGGTCCGATGGATGGAGTCATTGCTCAGGCTAATGGCGGCACGCTGTTTTTTGATGAAGTCCACTGTCTCTCGCCAAAGGGACAAGCGACCCTGCTGCGCTTCGCGCAGGACCTGCACTATCGTCCCTTGGGCGCCTCGACCCGGCCGCGTCGGGCCAATGTTCGACTCGTCGCTGCGACCAACCAATGCCTGTGGAACTGCGTGTGCCACGGACGCTTCCGTGAGGATCTCTACTACCGACTCAACGTCGGTTTCGTCCGCCTGCCGCCCCTCCGCGAACGCAAACAGGACATCGTCGCATTGGTGAACGACATCATTGCCAAACTCTGCACGCGATACGGCACGGGCCTGCGTCGGTTCGATGCACCCTCGCTCGCCTGGTTATCAGTCCAGCCGTGGAAGGGGAACGTGCGAGAATTGGAAAATGTGATTCAGCGAGCCTTCATGCTATCCGATGATCCTGTCATTCGCATCGACCCTCACTGCGCAGACGTTTCCAGTGACAGCCAGGCGACGGAAATGAATCAAGAGGCCCTCTTCAAAGAAGCCAGGCAGCGAGCACTGCAGGAGTTCGAGGCAGACTATCTTCGCCGAATGTTAATTGTGGCTGCCGGCAATGTCACCGAGGCAGCGCGGCGGTCAGGCAAGGACCGGCGTGTGTTTGGGCGGCTGATGAAGAAGTATGGGATCGATCGAGGAGACTTTGTCCCTGACTAA
- a CDS encoding recombinase family protein — protein sequence MALIGYARVSTAEQDTALQTDALRKAGCERVFEDTASGAKADRPGLADALAYLRDGDVLAVWRLDRLGRSMPHLIETIGALEARGVGFRSLTEAIDTTTPGGRLIFHVFGALGQFERDLIRERTKAGLTAAAARGRKGGRKPVVTADKLQRAREHIANGLNVREAATRLKVSKTALYTALQSTSAADS from the coding sequence ATGGCACTGATCGGCTATGCGCGGGTATCGACGGCGGAACAGGACACCGCCTTGCAGACGGATGCGCTACGCAAGGCAGGCTGCGAGCGCGTTTTCGAGGACACGGCTTCCGGGGCCAAGGCCGACCGCCCCGGCTTGGCTGATGCGCTGGCCTACCTGCGCGACGGCGACGTGCTGGCCGTCTGGCGGCTGGATCGGCTCGGGCGCTCTATGCCGCACCTAATCGAAACGATAGGCGCGCTGGAAGCGCGAGGCGTCGGCTTCCGTTCTCTGACGGAAGCCATCGACACCACCACGCCAGGCGGGCGGCTCATCTTCCACGTGTTCGGCGCGCTGGGCCAGTTCGAGCGCGACTTGATCCGCGAGCGCACCAAGGCCGGGTTGACTGCCGCCGCCGCTCGTGGGAGGAAGGGCGGGCGAAAGCCGGTTGTCACCGCCGACAAGTTGCAGCGAGCGCGGGAGCACATCGCCAACGGGCTTAATGTCCGAGAGGCCGCTACACGGCTCAAGGTGAGCAAGACGGCCCTGTACACCGCGCTGCAATCCACCAGTGCAGCCGACTCCTGA